The following coding sequences are from one Mustela lutreola isolate mMusLut2 chromosome 5, mMusLut2.pri, whole genome shotgun sequence window:
- the LOC131832411 gene encoding large ribosomal subunit protein eL22 produces MAPVKKLVAKGGKKKKQVLKFTLDCTHPVEDGIMDAANFEQFLQERIKVNGKAGNLGGGVVTIERSKSKITVTSEVPFSKRYLKYLTKKYLKKNNLRDWLRVVANSKESYELRYFQINQDEEEEEDED; encoded by the coding sequence ATGGCGCCCGTGAAAAAGCTCGTGGCGAAGGGGGgcaaaaaaaagaagcaagttcTGAAGTTTACCCTTGATTGCACCCACCCTGTAGAAGATGGAATCATGGATGCGGCCAATTTTGAGCAGTTTCTTCAGGAGAGAATCAAAGTGAATGGAAAAGCTGGAAATCTCGGTGGAGGGGTGGTAACCATTGAGAGGAGCAAAAGCAAGATCACTGTAACTTCCGAGGTGCCTTTTTCCAAAAGGTATTTGAAATATCTGACCAAAAAGTACTTGAAGAAGAATAACCTCCGCGACTGGCTGCGTGTGGTGGCCAACAGCAAGGAGAGCTACGAGCTACGCTACTTCCAGATCAAccaggacgaggaggaggaggaggacgaggatTAG